In the Wyeomyia smithii strain HCP4-BCI-WySm-NY-G18 chromosome 2, ASM2978416v1, whole genome shotgun sequence genome, one interval contains:
- the LOC129720314 gene encoding uncharacterized protein LOC129720314 produces the protein MTSSQGGRSRYGLPSRIHSDNATNFRGAARKFRELYQHINETERNDQVTDFFSNKGIEWKFIPARSPHHGGLWEAGVKVAKTFLSKIGGDACLTFEELSTVLAQVLACMNSRPISTLSNDPNDPQPLTPAHFLIGRPLHSVPEINQLERHIGSLSRWEFVQRIAQQFRARWQKEYVLSL, from the exons ATGACATCTTCTCAGGGTGGGCG CAGCCGATACGGATTGCCGAGCAGAATTCACTCGGACAACGCTACCAACTTTCGGGGAGCAGCCCGAAAGTTCCGTGAATTATACCAACACATCAACGAAACCGAACGGAACGATCAAGTGACCGACTTCTTCTCCAACAAGGGAATCGAGTGGAAGTTCATTCCTGCGCGATCCCCACATCACGGGGGCCTCTGGGAGGCAGGCGTGAAGGTGGCGAAAACTTTCTTGAGCAAAATCGGTGGTGATGCTTGTTTAACGTTCGAAGAACTGAGTACCGTTCTCGCACAAGTTCTGGCTTGTATGAACTCTCGGCCGATTTCTACACTCTCTAATGACCCGAACGACCCTCAACCTCTCACTCCAGCCCATTTTCTCATCGGTCGACCACTACATTCTGTGCCAGAGATCAATCAGTTAGAACGCCACATCGGTTCCCTCAGCAGATGGGAGTTTGTTCAACGCATCGCACAACAGTTTCGAGCTCGGTGGCAGAAAGAATATGTGCTATCCCTTTAG
- the LOC129720315 gene encoding uncharacterized protein LOC129720315 produces the protein MYRIIKLADCDYLCIVWRWGNNEPVQAYRLNTVTYGTKSASYLVTKCLQQLLESYRQQYPTAVGKAERGTYVDDVLLGADSEEEAVSSTHKIFQPTKRTMLPQIASIFDPLGLLAPIVIKAKMIMQQLWELKVDWDETPPGELVQNWLVFVQSLSDLNSLQVPRRVIGMRQASRVYLHGFSDASERAMDACLYIRAIGGCGNTSSHLLCAKSKKAPIGNGRTTLPRLELCAAVTLSRLIANVMKANSIHFHEVRAFSDSTVALAWIHGGASRWKTFVANRVAEITTILPAINWHHVDTHSNPADVISRGALPEQSINNSLGWHEPGWIRSLNTDEVTLTCALDATQQRQVKREQRSTAVACLVVYKNQFIDDMLARYYPNLQLLLRITARMLRFSHREQRVSNRLMPQEIENAMEVYIRHVQNQHYQQEINRLERKGEVNRSSSLRQLKPYLDE, from the coding sequence ATGTACCGTATAATTAAGCTGGCCGATTGCGATtatttgtgcattgtttggcggTGGGGCAATAATGAACCTGTGCAGGCCTACCGATTAAACACAGTCACTTATGGGACGAAGAGCGCATCGTACTTGGTGACAAAGTGCCTGCAACAATTATTGGAATCGTACAGACAGCAGTATCCGACAGCGGTTGGGAAAGCAGAAAGGGGCACCTACGTCGACGACGTGTTGTTGGGAGCTGACTCCGAAGAAGAAGCAGTCAGCTCAACGCACAAGATCTTTCAGCCCACAAAGCGGACCATGCTTCCGCAAATCGCCAGCATTTTCGACCCCCTAGGCTTACTAGCCCCGATAGTCATCAAAGCGAAAATGATCATGCAGCAACTGTGGGAGCTGAAGGTGGACTGGGACGAAACACCCCCGGGTGAGTTGGTTCAAAATTGGTTAGTATTTGTGCAAAGCCTTTCCGATCTGAATTCATTACAGGTACCACGTCGAGTGATTGGTATGCGTCAAGCCTCTCGCGTCTATCTGCACGGCTTCAGTGATGCATCCGAGCGAGCCATGGATGCTTGCCTCTACATTCGGGCCATCGGTGGTTGCGGCAATACATCGTCGCACTTGCTGTGTGCGAAATCCAAGAAAGCACCGATTGGGAATGGACGAACAACATTACCCCGCTTGGAGTTGTGTGCGGCAGTGACTCTGTCCCGGCTGATAGCGAATGTGATGAAGGCAAACTCTATACATTTCCATGAAGTGCGGGCTTTTTCGGATTCAACTGTTGCACTGGCATGGATTCACGGAGGAGCTTCGAGATGGAAAACATTTGTTGCCAACCGGGTGGCAGAAATCACTACGATCCTACCTGCAATCAATTGGCATCATGTAGATACACACAGCAACCCAGCCGATGTAATCTCACGTGGTGCTCTGCCAGAGCAATCGATCAACAATTCCCTTGGGTGGCATGAACCAGGCTGGATCAGGTCACTCAACACCGACGAAGTTACACTCACTTGTGCTCTTGACGCCACTCAACAACGACAAGTGAAAAGAGAGCAACGATCGACTGCCGTGGCGTGTTTGGTTGTATACAAAAACCAATTTATCGACGACATGCTAGCCCGATACTACCCAAATTTACAGCTTCTTTTGCGTATCACAGCGCGAATGCTACGTTTCTCCCATCGAGAGCAGAGAGTATCAAATCGCCTTATGCCCCAAGAGATTGAGAATGCCATGGAAGTCTATATACGACACGTGCAGAATCAACATTACCAACAAGAGATCAATCGCCTAGAACGCAAAGGTGAAGTAAATCGTAGCAGCTCTCTTCGCCAGTTGAAGCCTTATCTGGATGAATGA
- the LOC129720316 gene encoding uncharacterized protein LOC129720316 codes for MLHCALTPQDRQTPSASKAVSSGGSSAAQSLISALDSTTEFDASNVLLATVSINVLDKHGRPHACRAVLDCASQVSFISQTFCNELGLDLLDADMNLEGISSTPAHADKCVQIIVESQCTDYRTTAPCMVLNKITNTLPIKPANTDGWPIPGSITLANPLFHRPDMISVLLGIELFFQLLEPGKISLSSDNSLPTLQNTKLGWVVAGRYRYPTPQVTTTTCLLATTDDSLNQQLQRFWELEEYAPVSPHLSDEGKRCEDHFYKHTVRDDDGKFIVRLPFLDSPSLLGDSRQIAEKRLSHIERKLLRNPLLKLEYHAFLREYLESGHMTLIENPPNDAIYLPHHCVVKESSSTTKYRVVYDAADYQRLVP; via the coding sequence ATGTTGCACTGTGCCCTCACCCCTCAAGATCGCCAAACTCCTTCCGCATCGAAGGCTGTTTCCTCAGGTGGTAGTTCGGCCGCCCAATCTTTGATTTCGGCCCTTGATTCCACTACTGAATTCGACGCCTCCAATGTACTACTAGCCACTGTGTCGATTAATGTACTAGACAAACATGGACGCCCCCACGCATGTCGCGCTGTTCTGGATTGCGCGTCCCAAGTAAGTTTTATTAGCCAGACTTTCTGCAACGAACTTGGCCTCGATTTGTTAGACGCAGACATGAATTTGGAAGGTATATCATCAACCCCCGCACATGCAGACAAATGTGTGCAAATCATCGTTGAATCGCAATGCACCGATTATCGTACCACCGCGCCTTGCATGGTGCTCAACAAAATTACAAATACTCTACCCATCAAACCAGCGAACACCGACGGTTGGCCCATTCCGGGCTCGATCACCCTGGCCAATCCGCTATTTCATCGCCCCGATATGATTAGCGTGCTTCTTGGCATTGAACTTTTCTTCCAGTTGCTTGAGCCTGGAAAAATTTCACTGAGCTCTGACAACAGTTTGCCCACTTTACAAAACACTAAGTTAGGGTGGGTGGTTGCTGGTCGATATCGGTATCCCACACCACAAGTGACAACTACTACATGCTTGTTAGCCACCACTGACGACAGCTTGAACCAGCAACTGCAACGATTCTGGGAATTAGAGGAATATGCACCAGTTTCACCTCATCTTAGCGACGAGGGAAAACGCTGCGAGGATCATTTTTACAAGCACACCGTGCGAGACGATGATGGAAAATTTATTGTACGGCTACCGTTTCTGGATTCTCCGAGCTTACTTGGTGATTCGCGTCAAATTGCCGAAAAGCGACTAAGTCACATCGAGCGAAAGTTGTTACGGAACCCTCTTCTCAAGCTGGAATACCATGCATTTCTCCGTGAGTACCTTGAGTCCGGCCATATGACACTCATCGAGAATCCTCCGAACGATGCTATTTATCTCCCGCATCATTGTGTGGTAAAGGAATCGAGTTCCACCACAAAATATCGCGTTGTCTATGATGCTGCAGACTACCAGCGGCTTGTCCCTTAA
- the LOC129720317 gene encoding uncharacterized protein LOC129720317 yields MEKLIRERKSIEPRIKRVAEAVKKLETEAAEETEVQTVLEVLGDIWVAFCTVHKRVLDACDDEDKYADAVQNQCNFERTHIGLKNRLAKVLKAVQNRDRSQEERSPPQSEIINQLAQQQAELLRMMAGRTAAGASAPTAAADNAHDPIPLSDLKLPRMNLPPFAGNYLELQSFIDLFKSMVDSNPSIKDSCNAYLPSKIVYANYAPALAKLKARYDKPLEIAHKHIERFLNQQAMTSPSAQGLRSLHDVSDEVVRALQAMQREDRDTWLLFILIGKLDSETKQLWYQKVADMEEAGITLKAFLAFIDSRSFALQAAQPTRQRTIAASKLPIKPQYKRATALVATNTTSNCDVCAKSSHPLYQCGKFIHMSSE; encoded by the exons ATGGAAAAGTTAATCCGCGAACGAAAATCTATCGAGCCACGTATCAAACGTGTGGCTGAAGCAGTGAAAAAACTAGAGACAGAAGCGGCTGAAGAAACCGAAGTGCAAACGGTACTCGAAGTGCTCGGTGATATTTGGGTTGCATTTTGTACAGTGCACAAAAGAGTGTTGGACGCATGTGACGATGAAGATAAATATGCAGACGCTGTGCAAAATCAGTGCAATTTTGAACGCACTCACATTGGACTGAAAAATCGCCTTGCGAAAGTGCTAAAAGCGGTGCAGAATCGCGATCGCAGTCAAGAAGAGCGATCTCCGCCGCAAAGTGAAATAATTAACCAACTTGCCCAGCAGCAAGCAGAGTTACTCCGTATGATGGCGGGTAGAACGGCTGCTGGCGCTAGTGcacccactgctgctgctgataaTGCCCACGATCCCATACCGCTGTCCGATCTCAAGCTGCCCCGCATGAACCTTCCTCCCTTCGCTGGAAACTATCTCGAGTTGCAGTCTTTTATCGATTTATTCAAGAGCATGGTTGACTCGAACCCATCGATCAAGGATA GCTGCAACGCTTATCTCCCATCTAAAATTGTATATGCAAATTACGCTCCGGCTCTGGCAAAGCTTAAAGCTCGCTACGATAAACCGCTCGAGATAGCTCACAAGCACATTGAACGCTTTCTCAACCAACAAGCCATGACGTCACCGTCTGCTCAAGGGTTACGTTCATTGCATGACGTCTCCGACGAGGTTGTTCGTGCTCTTCAAGCCATGCAAAGAGAGGATCGTGATACTTGGCTGCTGTTCATCCTCATCGGAAAACTGGATTCCGAAACCAAGCAGCTTTGGTATCAAAAGGTTGCTGATATGGAGGAAGCTGGCATCACTCTGAAAGCTTTTCTCGCATTCATCGACTCTCGCAGTTTCGCTCTGCAAGCTGCTCAGCCTACTAGACAACGAACTATTGCTGCTAGTAAGCTTCCAATAAAGCCGCAGTATAAGAGAGCAACCGCACTCGTCGCCACCAATACAACATCAAATTGCGACGTTTGTGCCAAATCCTCTCATCCTCTCTACCAGTGCGGTAAGTTCATACACATGAGCTCAGAGTAA